A window from Candidatus Poseidoniia archaeon encodes these proteins:
- a CDS encoding MMPL family transporter, whose product MLPELASGFTRAYTRLILRSPSLTVLVLVLVTLLLLKPALTFEQNMTRDIEVYLPEGEESTDLLIEVRQDWATDTIIVYIETRNANDPERFNDRVIHNITYVPTLKEIARLEQQIDPYGQSMDQDKYQADRGIQDDIIFTLSISTLIKEFNSTNARFIEATEGKVFGGLSVEQRDDELVNETGRYAIPSDQDRVDQIYAQTSGALQNFAIDTNGDGILDTAYIMFALKYSIGDNDARQAEIITNIQQVIDSRPSPARTEMTQTGLVVVLHEVTERLYEDLLAMLPISLIIVLGMMLWFHRNVFVIPVVLIPIFFALIWTLGLVRISGVVLTPMIVAAGPILVGIGVDYGLHVANRIVEFREAGLSHFKSTSKAMLTTGKATLLCALTDTIGFSALFISPIAPMRTVGLTMIVGVICSFILTVSMTPAIMKLTNYTRHHPKTWTGIARVSSQQWRVILLVVLLVTGYSLARLSVMDQDIRGDESAPEDVASIRKLAEYSEKFEAGQTGILLVAGPPDRPKPAAKDLDVLDVMNWTTVELNNLTINNRNSGDPINVSAFSIVDFFKSAHISIEVGQGGDEEPFFVFDGSFWEFLHHEFFDSQACQIETGLFYTCEELRQDMIDVFYDSFTGEMRAMLLTDDYTKALIYVSMPYINIDDTALLVERTDSIAYYYNTLLFDAELSQLTGGPPVTIAINQGIQDTQYKTIGLSLVLVLVTMVLIFRSFRFGFITFLPILIVVLWYPATVHTGGTNLNIFTAMVGTIIIGIGIDNSIQITERVREEGTRPEGIRRAVEHTGQSVVEATFTTMGGVLAGVIISLFRTQFIGLRNFFALIITLVLFSLLMAVFALPSFYQALHHYGDKFSPRRLKVKRKS is encoded by the coding sequence GTGCTTCCAGAACTGGCTAGTGGGTTTACTCGAGCCTACACGCGCCTCATCCTGCGCAGCCCGTCGCTGACGGTACTGGTGCTCGTGCTGGTGACGCTGTTGCTGCTCAAGCCTGCCCTGACCTTCGAGCAGAATATGACTCGCGACATCGAAGTCTACCTGCCGGAAGGTGAGGAATCAACTGACCTACTGATTGAGGTGCGTCAAGACTGGGCCACGGACACAATCATCGTCTATATCGAGACCCGCAACGCGAACGACCCGGAGCGGTTCAACGACCGCGTAATACACAATATCACCTACGTCCCGACGCTCAAGGAGATTGCGCGGCTGGAGCAGCAAATTGACCCGTACGGCCAGTCGATGGACCAGGACAAATATCAGGCAGACCGCGGGATTCAGGACGACATAATTTTCACGCTCAGTATCTCGACGCTAATCAAGGAGTTCAACTCGACTAACGCTCGCTTCATCGAGGCCACCGAAGGGAAGGTGTTTGGTGGCCTCTCGGTTGAGCAGCGCGACGACGAACTGGTGAATGAGACCGGGCGCTACGCGATACCGAGCGACCAGGACCGGGTTGACCAGATTTACGCGCAGACTTCGGGTGCGCTCCAGAATTTCGCCATCGACACCAACGGCGACGGAATCCTCGATACCGCGTACATCATGTTTGCGCTCAAGTATTCAATCGGCGACAATGATGCGCGGCAGGCCGAAATCATCACCAACATCCAGCAGGTAATCGACTCACGGCCGAGCCCGGCGCGCACCGAGATGACACAGACCGGACTGGTGGTGGTGCTGCATGAAGTCACGGAGCGCCTTTACGAGGACCTGCTGGCGATGCTGCCGATTTCGCTCATTATCGTGCTGGGGATGATGCTCTGGTTCCACCGCAACGTCTTCGTCATCCCGGTGGTGCTCATCCCGATTTTCTTCGCACTTATCTGGACGCTGGGACTAGTGCGGATTTCAGGGGTGGTGCTGACGCCGATGATTGTCGCCGCCGGGCCAATCCTAGTGGGGATTGGCGTCGATTACGGGCTACACGTCGCCAATCGCATCGTCGAATTCCGCGAAGCGGGGCTCTCGCATTTCAAGTCGACCAGTAAGGCGATGCTGACCACCGGCAAGGCGACGCTGCTCTGCGCACTCACCGACACGATTGGCTTCTCAGCGCTCTTCATCTCGCCGATTGCGCCGATGCGTACGGTGGGGCTGACGATGATAGTTGGTGTCATCTGTTCGTTCATTCTGACGGTGAGCATGACTCCCGCCATCATGAAGCTCACTAACTACACCCGCCACCACCCGAAAACGTGGACCGGCATTGCGCGTGTTTCGTCGCAGCAGTGGCGCGTTATCCTGCTGGTGGTGCTGCTGGTGACCGGCTACTCGCTGGCGCGGCTTTCGGTTATGGACCAGGACATTCGCGGCGACGAGTCGGCGCCCGAGGATGTCGCCTCGATTCGCAAGCTGGCCGAATATTCCGAGAAGTTCGAGGCGGGGCAGACCGGCATCCTGCTCGTAGCGGGACCGCCCGATCGGCCGAAGCCGGCCGCCAAGGACCTCGACGTGCTGGACGTGATGAACTGGACTACGGTCGAATTGAATAATCTCACGATTAACAACCGCAATTCGGGTGACCCTATCAACGTCTCGGCGTTCTCAATCGTCGATTTTTTCAAGTCAGCGCACATTAGTATCGAGGTTGGGCAGGGCGGTGACGAGGAGCCTTTCTTTGTCTTCGACGGCAGCTTCTGGGAGTTCCTGCACCACGAGTTCTTTGACAGTCAGGCGTGCCAGATCGAGACCGGCCTGTTCTACACCTGCGAAGAATTGCGGCAGGACATGATTGACGTCTTCTACGATTCGTTCACGGGAGAGATGCGCGCGATGTTGCTGACCGATGACTACACCAAGGCGCTCATTTACGTCAGTATGCCGTATATCAACATAGATGATACCGCGTTGCTGGTCGAGCGCACCGACAGTATCGCCTACTACTACAACACCCTGCTCTTCGACGCCGAACTGTCGCAACTCACTGGCGGCCCACCGGTCACAATCGCCATCAATCAGGGTATCCAGGATACGCAGTACAAGACCATCGGACTGAGCCTTGTGCTGGTGCTAGTGACGATGGTCCTGATTTTCCGTTCGTTCCGGTTCGGCTTCATCACCTTCCTGCCCATCCTGATTGTTGTCCTGTGGTATCCCGCCACAGTCCATACCGGCGGGACCAACCTGAATATCTTCACCGCCATGGTTGGTACCATCATCATCGGCATCGGTATCGACAACTCAATCCAGATTACCGAACGTGTCCGCGAAGAAGGCACGCGTCCTGAAGGCATTAGGCGCGCCGTAGAACATACAGGCCAATCCGTGGTAGAAGCTACTTTCACAACGATGGGGGGCGTTCTGGCAGGTGTTATCATCTCGCTCTTCCGCACCCAATTTATCGGCTTGCGCAATTTCTTCGCGCTGATTATCACGCTGGTACTATTCTCGTTGCTGATGGCGGTCTTCGCGCTCCCCAGCTTCTATCAGGCACTGCATCACTACGGCGACAAGTTCAGTCCGCGACGCCTGAAAGTCAAGCGGAAAAGTTGA
- a CDS encoding 6,7-dimethyl-8-ribityllumazine synthase codes for MAVAAGERAGELGLEVVAERWVPGALECPLALQRLLARDDIAGAVLLGIIERGETQHGLAMGQAVVQAVLDLQLATGKPVGMGVIGPGAEPQHIEPRLLPYARKAVDAVAEMLNFSA; via the coding sequence ATGGCAGTCGCAGCGGGCGAGCGCGCCGGCGAGCTGGGGCTCGAGGTCGTCGCCGAACGGTGGGTGCCGGGCGCGCTGGAATGTCCGCTGGCGCTGCAACGGCTGCTGGCGCGCGACGATATCGCCGGCGCGGTGCTGCTCGGCATCATCGAGCGCGGCGAGACGCAGCACGGGCTCGCGATGGGGCAGGCGGTCGTGCAGGCCGTGCTCGACCTGCAACTCGCAACCGGAAAGCCGGTCGGCATGGGCGTCATCGGCCCCGGGGCGGAGCCGCAGCACATCGAGCCGCGGCTGCTTCCGTATGCCCGCAAGGCGGTCGACGCCGTCGCAGAAATGCTCAACTTTTCCGCTTGA
- a CDS encoding riboflavin synthase subunit alpha — protein MFTGIVTATGTLRAVEGDGAQRIAVEPPARFAAGIATGASVAVDGVCLTVSAIGDGTLEFDVVAETLSRTTLGERLANGGAVNLERSAKLGDELGGHLLSGHVAAVAEVVAVETDAGVHDLRLRVGRDAMACIFEKGFVALDGISLTVGRTRPDSGEFVVHIIPETLARTTIGARQPGDRLNVEVDALTRAAVETVTRIMEAR, from the coding sequence ATGTTCACCGGCATCGTGACCGCCACCGGCACGCTGCGCGCCGTCGAGGGCGACGGCGCGCAGCGCATCGCGGTCGAACCACCCGCCCGCTTCGCCGCTGGCATCGCGACCGGCGCAAGCGTAGCGGTCGACGGTGTTTGCCTGACAGTCAGTGCGATTGGCGACGGTACACTGGAGTTCGACGTCGTCGCCGAAACGCTCTCCCGTACGACGCTCGGCGAGCGGCTCGCCAACGGCGGCGCGGTGAACCTGGAGCGCTCAGCGAAGCTGGGCGACGAACTGGGCGGTCACCTGCTCTCGGGGCACGTCGCGGCCGTCGCCGAGGTCGTGGCGGTCGAAACCGATGCGGGCGTCCACGACCTGCGGCTGCGCGTCGGGCGCGACGCAATGGCCTGCATCTTCGAGAAGGGCTTCGTGGCGCTCGACGGCATCTCGCTCACTGTCGGCCGCACCCGGCCCGATTCAGGCGAATTCGTCGTTCACATCATTCCCGAGACGCTGGCGCGCACCACGATTGGTGCGCGCCAGCCGGGCGATCGGCTCAACGTCGAGGTTGACGCGCTGACGCGCGCCGCCGTCGAAACCGTCACGCGCATCATGGAGGCACGCTGA
- a CDS encoding FAD synthase: MGRKRVVATGVFDLLHPGHIHFLRAARELGDELVVIIANDATVRRMKREPVVPAAIRAEMVAALKPVDRAVVGREGDMLGIIVEEIRPHIIALGHDQELFEPKALEAKLAERGHVAKVVRLPKLEHGLAGTRKIVARILRIFRQE, encoded by the coding sequence GTGGGACGCAAGCGCGTAGTAGCCACCGGGGTCTTCGACCTGCTACACCCCGGACACATTCATTTCCTGCGAGCCGCCCGCGAACTGGGCGACGAACTGGTGGTGATTATCGCCAACGACGCGACGGTGCGGCGCATGAAGCGCGAGCCGGTCGTGCCAGCCGCAATCCGGGCCGAGATGGTCGCAGCGCTGAAGCCGGTCGACCGCGCCGTGGTGGGGCGCGAGGGCGACATGCTCGGCATCATCGTGGAGGAAATCAGGCCGCATATCATCGCGCTGGGGCACGACCAGGAGCTGTTCGAGCCCAAGGCGCTGGAGGCAAAGCTGGCCGAGCGCGGCCACGTCGCCAAAGTCGTGCGGCTGCCGAAGCTCGAGCATGGCCTGGCGGGGACGCGCAAAATCGTGGCGCGCATCTTGCGCATCTTCAGACAGGAGTAG
- the ribB gene encoding 3,4-dihydroxy-2-butanone-4-phosphate synthase: MDATIAKPVEAAAAALRAGEPLLLYDAPGREGETDIVFGARHAAPERVRLLRQRGGGLVFIAVAHSAAERLGLPFMDAVLDSAAADFPALAALRADDLPYDSRSSFSLWLNARDTYTGITDRDRARTVAAFGELAAANLELDAAQLLLGERFRSPGHVPVCVAHPDGLAGRQGHTELMVALAEMAGLPPVAFGCEMLADDGGRLPPEAAAAWAEAERYPFLEGHEIVAAWDASA, from the coding sequence GTGGACGCTACCATCGCGAAGCCAGTCGAGGCTGCCGCAGCCGCCTTACGGGCGGGCGAGCCGCTGCTGCTCTACGACGCCCCGGGGCGCGAGGGAGAGACCGACATCGTCTTCGGCGCCCGGCACGCGGCGCCAGAGCGAGTGCGGCTGCTGCGACAGCGCGGCGGGGGGCTGGTCTTCATCGCCGTTGCGCATTCCGCGGCGGAGCGGCTGGGACTGCCGTTCATGGACGCTGTGCTCGATTCGGCGGCCGCCGATTTCCCGGCGCTGGCCGCACTGCGTGCGGATGACCTGCCGTACGACAGCCGCTCGTCGTTCTCGCTCTGGCTGAACGCGCGTGATACTTACACCGGCATCACCGACCGCGACCGCGCGCGCACCGTCGCCGCCTTCGGCGAGCTGGCTGCCGCCAACCTTGAGCTAGACGCGGCGCAACTATTGCTGGGCGAGCGGTTCCGGTCCCCCGGACACGTGCCGGTCTGCGTCGCGCACCCCGATGGGCTGGCGGGGCGGCAGGGGCACACCGAACTGATGGTCGCGCTGGCTGAAATGGCGGGGCTACCGCCGGTCGCCTTCGGGTGCGAGATGCTCGCTGACGACGGGGGGCGGCTGCCGCCCGAGGCAGCAGCCGCATGGGCTGAAGCAGAGAGATATCCTTTTTTGGAGGGGCATGAAATTGTTGCCGCGTGGGACGCAAGCGCGTAG
- a CDS encoding DCC1-like thiol-disulfide oxidoreductase family protein, translated as MSGAGWLLYDGECSFCRGLADRWGGLAQRAGFSLAELEAEWVRERLARNDGAADMTAAPDELLLLLPDDSVLGGADALVEICRHIWWGWPLWLLSRFPGVMPLLRWLYRRVAARRHRLATSAAP; from the coding sequence GTGTCTGGAGCGGGGTGGCTGCTGTATGACGGCGAGTGCAGCTTCTGCCGCGGGCTCGCCGACCGCTGGGGCGGGCTGGCGCAGCGCGCCGGCTTCTCACTGGCGGAGCTGGAGGCAGAGTGGGTGCGCGAGCGGCTCGCCCGGAACGACGGGGCGGCGGACATGACCGCCGCCCCGGACGAGTTGTTGTTGCTGCTCCCCGATGACAGCGTGCTCGGCGGCGCCGATGCGCTCGTCGAAATCTGCCGCCACATCTGGTGGGGCTGGCCGCTCTGGCTGCTCTCGCGGTTTCCCGGCGTGATGCCGCTGTTGCGCTGGCTCTACCGGCGTGTCGCCGCACGGCGGCACCGACTGGCGACGAGCGCAGCGCCGTAG
- a CDS encoding site-2 protease family protein — MWSDRSRGRQATYRAEYSPFTAGWGEPLQVNRRPGGMLFSDYEKAQIAESVAILTVALALALAGGLGAALANLSIFAVKLLMSFAAVMTGFLLHELAHKWMAQKYGCWAEYRGNRNGLLLALLMGAFGFLIAAPGAVMVAGHVTPRQHGHIAAVGPLTNIALALAALPFYLLLAGAAGPLGWAGALARFLVIINIILGGFNMIPVPPFDGSKIMAWSSAAWGGIVAGILALAMVYWTIPPF, encoded by the coding sequence GTGTGGAGCGACCGCTCGCGGGGCCGGCAGGCGACTTACCGCGCCGAGTATTCCCCGTTTACCGCCGGCTGGGGCGAGCCGCTACAGGTTAACCGCCGGCCGGGCGGGATGCTCTTCTCCGACTACGAGAAGGCGCAGATTGCCGAGTCGGTGGCGATACTGACGGTCGCGCTGGCGCTGGCACTCGCCGGCGGACTCGGCGCGGCGCTGGCGAATCTCTCGATTTTTGCAGTGAAACTGCTGATGTCCTTCGCGGCGGTGATGACCGGCTTCCTGCTGCACGAGCTGGCGCACAAGTGGATGGCGCAGAAATATGGCTGCTGGGCCGAATACCGCGGCAACCGCAACGGGCTGCTGCTGGCGCTGCTGATGGGCGCCTTCGGCTTCCTGATTGCGGCGCCGGGCGCGGTGATGGTCGCCGGCCACGTCACCCCGCGGCAGCACGGCCACATCGCTGCGGTGGGACCGCTCACCAACATCGCGCTGGCGCTGGCGGCGCTGCCGTTCTACCTGCTGCTGGCTGGCGCCGCCGGGCCACTCGGCTGGGCCGGCGCGCTGGCGCGCTTTCTGGTTATCATCAACATCATCCTGGGCGGATTCAACATGATTCCAGTCCCGCCGTTCGACGGCTCCAAAATCATGGCGTGGAGCAGCGCCGCGTGGGGCGGTATCGTCGCCGGCATCCTGGCGCTCGCGATGGTCTACTGGACCATTCCACCTTTCTGA
- a CDS encoding DUF2085 domain-containing protein, which translates to MARFVTALSRREQVALALLWGWVLLVAGGPLLLEPGATGDLSGYVGRVDNRETIDAMNPIAAVVYWLGDANCHQISSRSYAYAGNQMPFCTRDLGIFAGLALGFTVALRRRPELSLPLVLLALVPIGLDGTIQLLTNYESTNPRRIITGLLAGGVTGWALMIILEPRRN; encoded by the coding sequence GTGGCGCGCTTCGTCACCGCGCTTTCACGCCGCGAACAGGTGGCGCTGGCGCTGCTCTGGGGCTGGGTGCTACTGGTCGCAGGCGGGCCGCTGCTGCTCGAGCCGGGGGCGACCGGGGACCTGTCGGGCTACGTCGGGCGCGTCGATAACCGCGAGACGATTGACGCGATGAACCCCATCGCCGCGGTGGTCTACTGGCTGGGCGACGCAAACTGCCACCAGATTTCGAGCCGCTCCTACGCCTACGCAGGCAACCAGATGCCGTTCTGCACGCGCGACCTCGGCATCTTCGCCGGCCTTGCGCTGGGCTTCACCGTCGCCTTGCGGCGTCGCCCGGAGCTGTCGCTGCCGCTGGTGCTGCTGGCGCTGGTGCCCATCGGGCTCGATGGCACCATCCAGCTGCTGACCAACTACGAGTCAACCAATCCGCGGCGGATAATCACGGGGCTGCTCGCCGGCGGCGTGACCGGCTGGGCGCTGATGATTATCTTGGAGCCGAGACGGAATTAA
- a CDS encoding carboxypeptidase-like regulatory domain-containing protein, producing the protein MVTQQLECPVCFIRFDTGRRPGRSVACPSCDHGFNVPGEEAPAVEAAPEAAAEKAAEEESPQGDEEVATEEEAPEGDEPETAPPEPAPPDEPPVPPEPSAPGTLELLGELSTAYRTERLQSVIDGPRSKAQLAGLLLLAVAVLGLFAATATAIKWSGYDSPWEGDATASLYGSVIDVNGTALENVRVAAGGQQAFTDGEGRYFLHNLTSGELKVTFFSPGFRTHSTWIDLRPAATNLLNAQLEPGDGHDIIDQRSNVARPWPPSAAQAPVLALMALLALMGAGAALLERHFRLALFGAVAGILSWGFLLGSLLSLAALLLLLGDRERFEV; encoded by the coding sequence ATGGTGACGCAACAACTGGAGTGCCCGGTCTGCTTCATCCGCTTCGATACCGGACGCCGGCCGGGGCGGTCGGTCGCCTGCCCCAGCTGCGACCACGGCTTCAACGTCCCGGGCGAGGAAGCGCCCGCCGTGGAAGCCGCCCCGGAGGCGGCAGCGGAAAAGGCGGCCGAAGAGGAATCCCCGCAAGGCGACGAAGAAGTGGCTACCGAAGAGGAGGCGCCGGAAGGCGACGAGCCGGAAACCGCGCCGCCGGAGCCCGCACCGCCCGATGAGCCACCTGTCCCGCCCGAGCCGAGCGCGCCCGGGACACTCGAGCTGTTGGGCGAGCTCTCGACCGCCTACCGCACAGAGCGGCTGCAATCGGTCATCGACGGCCCGCGCAGCAAGGCGCAGCTGGCGGGGCTGCTGCTGCTCGCGGTGGCGGTGCTCGGGCTGTTCGCGGCGACCGCGACAGCCATCAAGTGGAGCGGCTACGACTCGCCGTGGGAAGGCGATGCGACAGCCAGCCTTTACGGCTCGGTGATTGACGTCAACGGCACCGCGCTCGAGAACGTGCGGGTCGCCGCGGGCGGCCAGCAGGCGTTCACCGACGGGGAAGGGCGCTATTTCCTGCACAACCTGACCAGCGGCGAACTGAAGGTGACCTTCTTCAGCCCCGGCTTCCGCACCCACTCGACCTGGATTGACCTGCGGCCCGCTGCGACCAACCTGCTCAACGCACAGCTCGAGCCGGGTGACGGTCACGATATTATCGACCAGCGCAGCAACGTCGCGCGACCGTGGCCGCCCAGCGCTGCGCAGGCGCCGGTGCTGGCGCTGATGGCGCTGCTGGCGCTGATGGGAGCAGGTGCGGCGCTGCTCGAGCGCCACTTCCGGCTGGCGCTCTTCGGCGCGGTCGCCGGCATCCTGAGCTGGGGCTTCCTGCTCGGCAGTTTGTTGTCTCTAGCTGCATTACTTTTGCTGCTCGGCGACCGTGAGCGGTTCGAGGTGTGA
- a CDS encoding undecaprenyl-diphosphate phosphatase — protein sequence MEPAIALLLGIVQGLTEWLPVSSSGHLVIFEHLSGVRPPLFFNIALHLGTLLAAGWLLRTDIAGALRATPAALRAVRTGTTDPDERTVQLVLLASIPTAIIGFSFDAFASGWLGSLQITGVGLLVTAGVLWLSRGRGGTLDVASVPLVVGLWMGLAQGLAVLPGLSRSGLTIAAGMAAGMRPVAAARLSFLMSMPAILGATALELLQEREGALAGVAPAEFLLGMAAAAITGFLALRWLLALVEQQRFHWFAPYCGLVGAALLLL from the coding sequence ATGGAACCAGCGATAGCGTTGCTGCTCGGCATCGTGCAGGGGCTGACCGAGTGGCTGCCGGTCAGCAGCAGCGGCCACTTGGTGATTTTCGAGCACCTCAGCGGCGTGCGCCCGCCACTCTTCTTCAACATCGCGCTGCATCTCGGCACGCTGCTCGCCGCCGGCTGGCTGCTGCGCACCGACATTGCGGGCGCGCTGCGCGCGACGCCTGCTGCGCTGCGCGCAGTGCGCACCGGCACGACCGATCCTGACGAGCGCACCGTGCAACTGGTGCTGCTCGCGAGCATCCCGACGGCGATTATCGGCTTCAGCTTTGACGCCTTTGCGAGCGGCTGGCTCGGCTCGCTACAAATTACGGGAGTTGGGCTGCTCGTGACCGCTGGCGTGCTCTGGCTCTCGCGCGGTCGCGGCGGCACGCTCGACGTGGCGAGCGTGCCGCTCGTCGTCGGCCTCTGGATGGGGCTGGCGCAGGGGCTGGCGGTGCTACCGGGACTCTCGCGCTCGGGGCTGACAATTGCGGCCGGCATGGCGGCTGGCATGCGCCCGGTCGCGGCGGCGCGGCTCTCGTTCCTGATGTCGATGCCCGCCATCCTCGGCGCAACCGCCCTCGAGCTGCTGCAGGAGCGCGAAGGCGCGCTCGCGGGAGTCGCGCCGGCCGAGTTCCTGCTCGGGATGGCTGCCGCCGCCATCACCGGCTTCCTCGCGCTGCGCTGGCTGCTGGCGCTGGTGGAGCAGCAGCGGTTCCACTGGTTTGCGCCATATTGTGGGCTGGTCGGCGCGGCGCTCCTGCTGCTGTAA
- a CDS encoding glutamate--tRNA ligase, which yields MEAEEALRAAALQEAARHGAAQPKSVLGKVLGAHPELRSQARELSAVAERIVAEVNALSPAEVAAQAPAPPEPRQATDSGHRGLPPLEADGAVVLRFAPGPSGPLHFGHSRAVALNHAYRELHDGKLILRLEDTNPAAVDPGAYDLIAADMEWLGATPDETVVQSDRLEIYYDDARELLSRGAAYVCHCDAEEWRELKRQSTACPCRGGKPEAQQAAFEALLSGDDDIVVVKTDLEDRNPALRDFVALRVAEAEHPRQGDAWRVWPTYNFAVAVDDYRLGVTHVLRGKDHLNNTQRQQWVYRHLGWDEPQFIHYGLVSIPDTLLKTSTIREGLAAGEYSGWDDPRLATLGALRRRGYQPQAIMDYWVAAGVKEADISLSWQNLEAANRALVEPEAKRLFWVPEPVELRLDAPQPLEKHAPFHPDRDEMGERRETVAPGATVSLPAADVQKLAEGDLLRLKNLCNCRLRDGRLEHAGDDPVKGVPIVQWCAAGTPLQLLRPDGSATDGIAEPATAELEGEVVQFERVGFVRLERGRALFLHR from the coding sequence GTGGAAGCGGAAGAGGCGCTGCGCGCAGCCGCATTGCAGGAGGCGGCGCGGCATGGTGCGGCGCAGCCGAAATCGGTGCTGGGGAAGGTGCTCGGCGCGCACCCGGAATTGCGGTCGCAGGCGCGTGAACTCAGTGCAGTCGCCGAGCGCATTGTCGCCGAAGTGAACGCGCTCTCGCCCGCGGAAGTGGCGGCACAGGCGCCCGCCCCACCGGAGCCCCGCCAGGCGACCGACAGCGGCCACCGCGGGCTCCCGCCGCTCGAGGCCGACGGTGCAGTGGTGCTGCGCTTCGCGCCCGGTCCGAGCGGGCCGCTGCACTTCGGCCACTCGCGCGCGGTGGCGCTGAACCACGCTTACCGCGAGCTGCACGACGGCAAGCTCATCCTGCGGCTGGAGGACACCAACCCGGCGGCGGTCGACCCCGGCGCGTACGACCTGATTGCGGCCGACATGGAGTGGCTCGGCGCGACGCCCGACGAGACGGTGGTGCAGTCGGATCGGCTCGAGATTTACTACGACGACGCCCGCGAACTGCTGTCGCGCGGCGCGGCCTACGTCTGCCATTGCGACGCCGAGGAGTGGCGCGAGCTGAAGCGCCAGAGCACCGCCTGCCCCTGCCGCGGCGGCAAGCCTGAGGCGCAGCAGGCAGCGTTCGAGGCGCTGCTTTCCGGGGACGACGACATCGTCGTCGTGAAGACTGACCTCGAAGACCGGAACCCGGCGCTGCGCGACTTCGTCGCCTTGCGGGTCGCTGAGGCGGAGCACCCGCGGCAGGGCGACGCGTGGCGGGTCTGGCCGACCTACAATTTCGCCGTCGCGGTCGACGATTACCGGCTCGGCGTGACGCACGTATTGCGCGGCAAGGACCATTTGAACAACACGCAGCGCCAGCAGTGGGTCTACCGCCACCTCGGCTGGGACGAGCCGCAATTCATCCACTACGGACTGGTCTCGATTCCTGACACGCTGCTCAAGACCAGCACCATCCGCGAAGGCCTCGCTGCCGGGGAATACTCGGGCTGGGACGACCCCCGCCTCGCGACGCTGGGGGCGCTGCGGCGCCGCGGCTACCAGCCGCAGGCTATCATGGATTACTGGGTCGCCGCCGGCGTCAAGGAGGCCGATATTTCCCTGTCATGGCAGAACCTGGAGGCGGCCAACCGCGCGCTCGTCGAGCCCGAAGCAAAGCGGCTATTCTGGGTGCCGGAGCCGGTCGAGTTGAGGCTCGACGCGCCACAGCCGCTGGAGAAGCATGCGCCGTTCCATCCCGACCGCGACGAGATGGGCGAGCGACGCGAAACGGTCGCGCCGGGTGCGACCGTTTCGCTGCCGGCGGCCGACGTGCAGAAGCTGGCAGAGGGCGACCTGCTGCGGCTGAAAAACCTCTGCAACTGCCGGCTGCGCGACGGCCGGCTCGAGCACGCCGGCGACGACCCGGTCAAGGGCGTGCCAATCGTCCAGTGGTGCGCAGCCGGCACACCGTTGCAGCTGCTGCGGCCGGACGGCTCGGCGACCGATGGCATCGCGGAGCCGGCGACGGCAGAACTGGAAGGCGAAGTGGTGCAGTTCGAGCGAGTTGGCTTCGTCAGGCTGGAGCGAGGGCGAGCGCTATTCCTGCACCGCTGA